Proteins encoded in a region of the Pieris rapae chromosome 12, ilPieRapa1.1, whole genome shotgun sequence genome:
- the LOC111002138 gene encoding RPII140-upstream gene protein translates to MFRLLNKKILFGTTLRLTPATIIPFFNTPNKNDFDNLKTNPKDRPITGWERVRQMFTTNEDDVISLELHNVIQASLTGAFFGACYGGFLKSKDAYISFLENNQATIFNSTFEAKRKLQDYVTIAFAKGAVRWGWRLFIFTGMYTVIATTISVYRDKNSVLEYVVAGAVTGALYKANLGLAASIVGAGLGAALSLIAGILIIGILKISGVSMADIRRSLYKLKEMREEQYNQGVEKHAEEKHDSLTKHHDQLVESKGKTKVDEL, encoded by the exons ATGTTTCGGcttctcaataaaaaaatattatttggaacAACATTGCGATTAACTCCTGCAACTATAATTCCGTTTTTTAATACTCCTAATAAAAATGACTTTGATAATCTTAAAACTAACCCAAAAGATAGACCTATTACAGGATGGGAGAGAGTTAGACAAATGTTTACTACAAA TGAGGATGATGTTATTTCTCTAGAATTGCATAATGTCATACAAGCTTCACTAACTGGAGCTTTTTTTGGTGCATGCTATGGAGGTTTCTTAAAATCAAAGGATGCATATATCTCCTTTTTGGAAAACAATCAAgctactatttttaattctacttTTGAAGCAAAG AGAAAATTGCAAGACTATGTGACTATAGCATTTGCAAAAGGTGCGGTTCGATGGGGTTGGAGGCTTTTTATCTTTACTGGAATGTATAC tgTAATTGCAACTACAATATCAGTGTATAGAGATAAAAATTCTGTATTGGAGTATGTGGTTGCTGGTGCAGTCACGGGAGCACTTTATAAGGCCAATCTTGGTCTTGCTGCAAGCATAGTTGGTGCTGGCCTAg GTGCTGCCCTAAGTCTTATTGctggtatattaataataggtaTATTGAAAATCAGTGGTGTATCAATGGCTGATATTCGAAGATCACTCTACAAATTAAAAGAGATGag ggaAGAACAATACAATCAAGGTGTGGAAAAACATGCAGAAGAAAAACACGATAGCTTAACAAAACATCATGATCAGTTGGTTGAGTCTAAAGGAAAAACGAAAGTTGATGaactataa
- the LOC111002136 gene encoding twinfilin — protein MSHQTGIQANAQLQKYFSKCREGKIRLLKVSIEDEQLTLSTHQPVKGTWEQDFDKYVPPLIVEDLPCYILYRFDSTNSLGYEWLLLSWSPDSALVRHKMLYASTKATLKQEFGSSHIKDEMHATVKDEVCLKGYKAHVSGVNAPAPLTDREEALKELNESGQGPNYGTDARQSTMGGIAFPITESAKQGIIDLQRGSYNYLQFKIDLEDEKICLAKAANISLPELPSQVPSEEARYHLYIFKHTHEGDPLDSIVFIYSMPGYTCSIKERMMYSSCKGNFLDLIESMGVLVSRRVGIDEGKELTEEFLYDEIHPKVNLHRPAFAKPKGPPNRGAKRITKAQSTQ, from the exons CAAATGCccaactacaaaaatattttagtaaatgtaGAGAGGGAAAAATAAGACTCTTGAAAGTTAGCATTGAGGATG aacAACTAACATTGTCAACGCACCAACCAGTAAAAGGGACTTGGGAGCaggattttgataaatatgtaCCACCTCTGATTGTTGAAGATCTGCCCTGTTACATACTTTATAG GTTTGACTCAACAAATTCTCTAGGATATGAATGGTTACTACTCAGTTGGTCACCTGATAGTGCTCTAGTCAgacataaaatgttatatgccTCCACAAAGGCCACATTGAAGCAGGAATTTGGGTCTTCACACATTAAAGATGAAATGCATGCTACAGTAAAG GATGAGGTATGCCTCAAAGGTTACAAAGCACATGTGAGTGGTGTGAATGCTCCCGCACCTCTTACAGACAGAGAAGAGGCTTTAAAAGAATTGAACGAGAGTGGACAAGGCCCTAACTATGGCACGGATGCAag aCAGTCAACTATGGGTGGTATTGCTTTCCCAATAACTGAGTCAGCCAAGCAGGGTATCATTGATCTCCAACGAGGTtcctacaattatttacaatttaagatag ATTTAGAAGATGAAAAGATTTGTTTAGCGAAAGCGGCAAATATTAGTTTGCCAGAGCTCCCTTCACAAGTGCCAAGTGAAGAGGCAAGATACCATCTATACATATTCAAACATACACACGAAGGAGATCCACTTGATAGCatag tATTCATCTACTCCATGCCGGGCTACACTTGTAGTATAAAGGAGAGAATGATGTATTCCAGTTGTAAAGGAAACTTTCTTGATCTTATTGAATCTATGGGAGTACTGGTTTCTAGGCGT gtGGGTATTGATGAAGGGAAGGAACTAACAGAAGAATTTCTATATGACGAAATTCATCCGAAAGTAAATTTGCACAGACCAGCATTTGCTAAGCCAAAGGGCCCGCCCAACAGAGGAGCCAAACGAATCACAAAAGCTCAATCAACGCAATAA